In the Sus scrofa isolate TJ Tabasco breed Duroc chromosome 7, Sscrofa11.1, whole genome shotgun sequence genome, one interval contains:
- the SIN3A gene encoding paired amphipathic helix protein Sin3a, producing MKRRLDDQESPVYAAQQRRIPGSTEAFPHQHRVLAPAPPVYEAVSETMQSATGIQYSVTPSYQVSAVPQSSGSHGPTIAAVHSSHHHPTAVQPHGGQVVQSHAHPAPPVAPVQGQQQFQRLKVEDALSYLDQVKLQFGSQPQVYNDFLDIMKEFKSQSIDTPGVISRVSQLFKGHPDLIMGFNTFLPPGYKIEVQTNDMVNVTTPGQVHQIPTHGIQPQPQPPPQHPSQPSAQSAPAPAQPAPQPPPAKVSKPSQLQAHTPASQQTPPLPPYASPRSPPVQPHTPVTISLGTAPPLQNNQPVEFNHAINYVNKIKNRFQGQPDIYKAFLEILHTYQKEQRNAKEAGGNYTPALTEQEVYAQVARLFKNQEDLLSEFGQFLPDANSSVLLSKTTAEKVDSVRNDHGGTVKKPQLNNKPQRPSQNGCQIRRHSGTGATPPVKKKPKLLSLKDSSMADASKHGVGTESLFFDKVRKALRSTEAYENFLRCLVIFNQEVISRAELVQLVSPFLGKFPELFNWFKNFLGYKESVHLETFPKERATEGIAMEIDYASCKRLGSSYRALPKSYQQPKCTGRTPLCKEVLNDTWVSFPSWSEDSTFVSSKKTQYEEHIYRCEDERFELDVVLETNLATIRVLEAIQKKLSRLSAEEQAKFRLDNTLGGTSEVIHRKALQRIYADKAADIIDGLRKNPSIAVPIVLKRLKMKEEEWREAQRGFNKVWREQNEKYYLKSLDHQGINFKQNDTKVLRSKSLLNEIESIYDERQEQATEENAGVPVGPHLSLAYEDKQILEDAAALIIHHVKRQTGIQKEDKYKIKQIMHHFIPDLLFAQRGDLSDVEEEEEEEMDVDEATGAAKKHNGVGGSPPKSKLLFSNTAAQKLRGMDEVYNLFYVNNNWYIFMRLHQILCLRLLRICSQAERQIEEENREREWEREVLGIKRDKSDSPAIQLRLKEPMDVDVEDYYPAFLDMVRSLLDGNIDSSQYEDSLREMFTIHAYIAFTMDKLIQSIVRQLQHIVSDEICVQVTDLYLAENNNGATGGQLNTQTSRSLLESTYQRKAEQLMSDENCFKLMFIQSQGQVQLTIELLDTEEENSDDPVEAERWSDYVERYMNSDTTSPELREHLARKPVFLPRNLRRIRKCQRGREQQEKEGKEGNSKKTMENADSLDKLECRFKLNSYKMVYVIKSEDYMYRRTALLRAHQSHERVSKRLHQRFQAWVDKWTKEHVPREMAAETSKWLMGEGLEGLVPCTTTCDTETLHFVSINKYRVKYGTVFKAP from the exons GTGGAGGATGCACTGTCCTATCTTGACCAAGTGAAGCTACAGTTTGGTAGTCAGCCTCAGGTCTACAATGATTTCCTTGACATCATGAAGGAATTTAAATCTCAGAG cattGACACTCCAGGAGTGATTAGTCGTGTGTCCCAGCTGTTCAAAGGCCACCCTGACCTGATCATGGGCTTCAATACCTTCTTGCCCCCTGGCTACAAGATTGAGGTGCAAACCAATGACATGGTGAATGTGACAACTCCTGGCCAGGTTCATCAGATCCCCACCCATGGCATCCAGCCCCAGCCTCAACCACCACCCCAGCATCCTTCCCAGCCTTCAGCCCAGTCTGCTCCAGCTCCTGCCCAGCCAGCTCCTCAGCCCCCACCTGCCAAAGTCAGCAAG ccttcCCAACTACAAGCACATACTCCAGCCAGTCAGCAGACTCCCCCTCTCCCACCATACGCATCCCCACGTTCTCCACCTGTCCAGCCTCATACACCAGTGACAATCTCGTTGGGAACAGCCCCGCCCTTGCAGAACAATCAGCCTGTGGAGTTTAACCATGCCATCAACTATGTCAATAAGATCAAGAACAGGTTCCAGGGCCAACCAGACATCTACAAAGCATTCCTGGAGATTTTGCACACATATCAG AAAGAGCAGCGAAATGCCAAGGAAGCTGGAGGAAACTACACTCCAGCGTTGACTGAGCAGGAGGTGTATGCCCAGGTGGCtcgtctttttaaaaatcaggaagatCTGTTGTCAGAATTTGGACAGTTCCTACCAGATGCCAACAGCTCCGTG CTTTTAAGCAAAACAACTGCTGAGAAGGTGGATTCCGTGAGAAATGACCATGGAGGCACTGTAAAGAAGCCTCAACTAAACAACAAGCCACAGAGGCCCAGCCAGAATGGCTGCCAGATCCGCAGACACTCTGGAACAGGAGCCACCCCTCCAGTGAAG AAGAAACCCAAACTGCTCAGTCTCAAGGATTCTTCTATGGCAGATGCCAGCAAGCATGGTGTAGGAACGGAATCGTTATTTTTTGATAAG GTCCGAAAGGCTCTGCGGAGTACAGAGGCCTATGAAAATTTCCTGCGCTGTCTTGTTATTTTTAACCAGGAGGTGATCTCTCGGGCTGAGCTTGTGCAGTTAGTCTCTCCTTTCCTGGG GAAATTCCCAGAATTGTTTAATTGGTTTAAAAACTTTCTGGGCTATAAGGAATCTGTACATCTGGAAACCTTTCCAAAGGAACGAGCCACAGAGGGCATTGCTATGGAGATAGACTATGCCTCTTGTAAGCGGTTGGGCTCCAGCTATCGAGCCCTACCAAAGAGTTATCAGCAGCCCAAGTGCACAGGACGGACTCCTCTTTGTAAAGAG GTTTTAAATGATACCTGGGTCTCCTTCCCCTCCTGGTCTGAGGACTCCACCTTTGTTAGTTCCAAGAAAACTCAGTATGAAGAACATATCTATCGTTGTGAAGATGAACGCTTTGAG cttGATGTAGTATTAGAGACCAATCTGGCAACCATCCGGGTTCTGGAAGCAATACAGAAGAAGCTTTCCCGCTTGTCTGCTGAGGAACAAGCCAAATTTCGCTTGGACAACACCCTTGGGGGCACATCGGAAGTTATCCATCGAAAAGCACTCCAGAGGATATATGCTGATAAAGCAGCTGACATCATTGATGGTCTGAGAAAGAACCCCTCCATTGCCGTCCCAATTGTCCTTAAAAG GTTGAAGATGAAAGAGGAAGAATGGcgagaagctcagagaggctttAATAAGGTGTGGagagaacaaaatgagaaatactACTTGAAATCTCTGGACCACCAAGGCATCAACTTTAAACAAAATGACACCAAGGTCCTGAGATCTAAGAGCTTACTCAATGAGATTGAGAGTATCTATGATGAG AGGCAAGAGCAGGCTACGGAAGAAAATGCTGGTGTGCCTGTTGGCCCACACCTCTCACTTGCCTATGAAGATAAGCAGATTCTGGAAGATGCTGCTGCTCTGATTATCCACCATGTGAAGAGGCAGACAGGCATTCAGAAGGAGGACAAATATAAAATCAAGCAAATCATGCATCACTTCATTCCAGATCTGCTCTTTGCTCAGAGAGGTGATCTCTCGGatgtggaggaagaggaagaagaagagatggATGTAGATGAAGCCACAGGGGCAGCTAAGAAGCACAATGGTGTTGGGGGCAGTCCCCCTAAGTCCAAGCTACTGTTTAGTAACACAGCAGCTCAGAAGTTAAGAGGGATGGATGAAGTATACAACCTCTTCTATGTTAATAATAACTGGTATATCTTTATGCGACTGCACCAGATACTCTGCCTGAGGCTGCTGCGGATTTGTTCCCAAGCTGAACGGCAAATTGAGGAAGAAAACCGAGAGAGAGAGTGGGAACGGGAAGTGCTAGGCATAAAGAGAGACAAGAGTGACAGCCCTGCCATCCAGTTACGCCTCAAAGAACCTA TGGATGTTGATGTAGAAGATTATTACCCAGCTTTCCTGGACATGGTGCGGAGCCTGCTGGATGGCAACATAGACTCGTCCCAGTACGAAGATTCTCTGAGAGAGATGTTCACCATTCATGCCTACATTGCCTTTACCATGGACAAACTCATCCAGAGCATTGTGAGACAG CTGCAGCACATCGTGAGTGATGAGATCTGTGTACAAGTGACTGACTTGTACCTGGCAGAAAATAATAATGGGGCCACTGGAGGCCAGCTGAACACACAGACTTCAAGGAGTCTCTTGGAGTCAACGTATCAGCGGAAGGCTGAACAACTCATGTCAGATGAGAATTGCTTTAAG CTTATGTTCATTCAGAGCCAAGGGCAGGTTCAGCTGACCATTGAGCTTCTGGATACGGAAGAGGAGAACTCAGATGACCCTGTAGAAGCAGAG CGCTGGTCAGACTATGTGGAGCGATACATGAATTCTGATACTACCTCTCCTGAGCTTCGTGAGCATCTAGCACGGAAACCAGTATTTCTCCCAAG GAATCTGCGGCGGATCCGGAAGTGTCAGCGTGGTCGAGAGcagcaggaaaaggaagggaaggaaggaaacagcaaGAAAACCATGGAGAATGCGGATAGCTTGGATAAGCTGGAGTGTAGATTCAAGCTGAATTCGTATAAGATGGTGTATGTGATCAAGTCAGAGGACTACATGTATCGGAGGACCGCCTTGCTCCGGGCTCATCAG TCCCATGAGCGTGTAAGCAAGCGGCTACATCAGAGGTTCCAGGCCTGGGTAGATAAATGGACCAAGGAGCATGTGCCCCGTGAAATGGCAGCGGAGACCAGCAAGTGGCTTATGGGCGAGGGGCTGGAGGGCCTGGTGCCCTGCACTACCACCTGTGACACAGAGACCCTGCACTTTGTGAGCATTAACAAGTACCGTGTCAAATATGGCACAGTGTTCAAAGCCCCATAA